One Candidatus Brocadiia bacterium DNA window includes the following coding sequences:
- the greA gene encoding transcription elongation factor GreA, whose protein sequence is MNKKTPITADGLKKLKEKLSSLTSEIRPAVEKRLGEARELGDLSENSEFISAREELWRVDNQISELQSKITNAEIVSARNVNQDEVAFGACVKVNDLDANIIEEYILVGDGESNPAENLIAITTPIGQGLMGHKIGEIVKIKVPAGVLKYQIIGIKYNQ, encoded by the coding sequence ATGAATAAAAAAACTCCTATTACTGCGGACGGACTAAAGAAACTTAAAGAAAAATTAAGTAGTCTTACTAGCGAAATTAGACCGGCCGTAGAAAAGCGTCTGGGTGAAGCGCGCGAATTAGGAGATTTGTCTGAAAATTCCGAATTTATCTCTGCCCGTGAAGAACTCTGGCGGGTTGATAATCAGATTAGCGAGCTACAATCAAAAATAACTAATGCCGAGATTGTCTCGGCTCGAAATGTCAACCAAGATGAAGTTGCTTTCGGCGCCTGCGTCAAAGTTAATGATTTAGATGCAAATATTATCGAAGAATATATCTTGGTCGGAGACGGAGAATCTAACCCGGCTGAGAACCTTATCGCTATTACAACTCCTATTGGACAAGGCCTAATGGGACACAAAATCGGAGAAATTGTAAAGATTAAAGTACCAGCCGGCGTATTGAAATATCAGATTATTGGAATAAAATACAACCAATAA
- a CDS encoding GGDEF domain-containing protein: MIRKLFYILFISAVPLATIIIVAAYHSSSSYQDASFFRIFPPLLSSFASLTSLYTLCLIALFYYINSSNKILKEKIQTLENGNNDIICQNKELRRQIDILSAIREASLVLTQDVDFQTIIKKVLNIAYQLTCPISSSIADEITLFLKDEISGKLRPHAQRKANKVIFEEELDIKTIDWRNVNETLEYSRMFFASDGEMHDFTLPLIADRETVGVLKVKTDIIAQDKNNSRIEEKIKELQDYLTAFSSILALSVKTPLLYSKAITDGLTQLYTKRHLLNELPIYFEIASRHIEPFSMVMFDVDYFKKINDTYGHLTGDMVLKEIANILHQTIRKSSPAYRYGGEEIAIILPGTTKVEAFDFAERLRKKIEGHKFTSNNADQINVTISCGVAEYEKSMEDFKDIIIKADNALYSAKENGRNQSIMTE, translated from the coding sequence ATGATTCGTAAACTATTTTACATCTTATTTATCAGCGCGGTACCTCTAGCAACCATCATTATCGTGGCAGCGTATCACTCATCGTCTTCTTACCAGGATGCCAGTTTCTTCCGTATTTTCCCACCGTTGCTCAGTTCATTTGCTTCTCTAACATCACTTTATACCCTATGCCTAATAGCCCTTTTTTACTATATCAACAGCTCCAATAAAATCCTTAAAGAAAAAATCCAAACTCTAGAAAACGGCAATAATGACATAATATGCCAAAATAAAGAACTTCGCCGACAAATCGATATATTGTCCGCTATCCGTGAAGCCAGTCTGGTACTAACTCAGGACGTTGATTTCCAAACAATCATCAAAAAAGTTCTTAATATAGCTTATCAGTTGACTTGCCCGATATCTTCTTCTATTGCAGATGAAATAACATTATTCCTCAAAGACGAGATTAGCGGCAAACTACGACCCCATGCCCAGCGTAAAGCAAATAAAGTAATCTTCGAAGAAGAACTGGATATAAAAACCATAGATTGGCGCAACGTAAATGAAACTCTGGAATACAGCCGGATGTTTTTTGCTTCAGACGGAGAAATGCACGATTTCACCCTGCCCCTTATTGCCGATCGTGAAACTGTCGGGGTACTTAAGGTCAAAACAGATATTATAGCCCAGGATAAAAATAATTCCCGAATAGAAGAAAAAATTAAGGAGCTCCAGGATTATCTGACCGCATTTAGCAGTATACTAGCTCTTTCGGTTAAAACTCCCCTACTTTATTCAAAAGCTATTACGGACGGACTAACCCAACTTTATACCAAGCGGCATCTCCTTAACGAACTCCCCATCTATTTCGAAATCGCCTCGCGCCACATAGAACCATTCTCGATGGTAATGTTTGACGTAGACTACTTTAAAAAAATTAACGATACTTATGGACATTTAACCGGTGATATGGTCCTGAAAGAAATTGCCAACATATTACATCAAACAATTCGTAAAAGCTCTCCGGCTTATCGCTATGGCGGCGAGGAAATAGCCATAATTCTCCCTGGTACTACCAAAGTTGAAGCTTTTGATTTTGCTGAACGCTTACGTAAAAAAATAGAGGGTCATAAATTCACCTCAAACAACGCCGACCAGATAAATGTAACCATCAGCTGCGGTGTTGCTGAATACGAAAAATCAATGGAAGATTTCAAGGACATCATAATTAAAGCCGATAATGCCCTTTATAGCGCCAAGGAAAACGGACGTAATCAAAGCATTATGACGGAATAA
- a CDS encoding D-glycerate dehydrogenase, producing the protein MKPFNVFITRLIPDPGLHLLKKDKRFKVRVNTLNHPLTHQELIRNFKGKDGVICLLSDKIDKKIINASPALKIIANYAVGYDNIDIGHATCRGILITNTPGVLTEATAELTWALILAIARRITEGERFLRAGKFTYTNWSPTLLLGTDIRDKTIGIIGAGRIGQSVARKAIGFQMKILYTGRKAKTDFEKETGARRVSLSRLLKQSDFVCLHIPGTSQTYHLIGMKELQMMKHTAFLINASRGVVIDENALVKALSNKIIAGAALDVYEKEPSVHPGLLKLNNVVLMPHLGSATVETRNKMSLIAATNLIAGLTGNRPPNLINPDIFRP; encoded by the coding sequence ATGAAGCCGTTTAATGTTTTTATCACCCGCCTAATACCTGATCCAGGACTGCATTTATTAAAAAAAGATAAACGATTTAAAGTCCGTGTTAATACTCTTAATCATCCGTTGACTCATCAGGAATTAATCCGCAACTTCAAAGGCAAAGACGGCGTAATATGCCTCCTTTCAGACAAAATTGATAAGAAAATAATCAACGCATCGCCAGCGTTAAAAATTATCGCTAATTACGCCGTAGGCTATGATAACATTGATATCGGCCACGCCACCTGCCGGGGAATACTTATAACCAACACACCCGGAGTGCTTACCGAAGCTACTGCCGAGCTTACATGGGCGCTGATTCTAGCTATTGCGCGCCGGATTACCGAGGGAGAACGTTTTTTAAGGGCTGGTAAATTTACCTACACCAATTGGTCACCCACCCTGCTTTTGGGAACTGATATCCGCGATAAAACTATAGGAATTATTGGCGCGGGCCGAATTGGACAATCGGTCGCTCGCAAGGCCATCGGTTTTCAAATGAAAATACTTTATACCGGGCGCAAGGCAAAAACTGATTTTGAAAAAGAAACCGGCGCCAGACGAGTATCACTATCAAGATTACTTAAACAATCTGATTTTGTTTGCTTACATATCCCAGGGACTTCCCAAACATATCATCTTATCGGCATGAAAGAATTACAGATGATGAAACACACGGCCTTTCTTATCAATGCATCCCGAGGCGTCGTCATCGATGAAAATGCCCTAGTTAAGGCGCTATCCAATAAAATTATCGCCGGAGCTGCACTTGATGTTTACGAAAAAGAGCCTTCTGTCCACCCCGGATTACTTAAGCTTAATAATGTCGTGCTGATGCCTCATCTGGGCAGCGCTACAGTCGAAACTAGAAACAAAATGTCGCTGATAGCGGCAACAAACCTAATAGCCGGACTGACCGGTAATCGACCGCCTAATCTTATTAATCCTGATATTTTCCGCCCCTAA
- a CDS encoding FAD-binding oxidoreductase gives MDKTADIIVIGGGIIGTSIAYHLGEMGVKNVILLEKNLIGSGSTGKAAGLTIHQWNTELDVKLVMGSLEIYRKLNSQNNKELFHQSGLVYLAMNDTEERYLRQSESLLKKYGVRTDWLENKDMHKYLSWMSTGDFKCGLYTSDDGYMDPYQVAYGFAQAARKKGVRVNEMSEVTGIEMSRGGITAVKTTEGSISTRIVINASGCWAKKIGNMIGLKLPFKPYRTQIAILKPVEPLPERFAAVYDMHRNVYFHGETGGLLLAGDGTTEKEENPDMFQQKVDSSFLEEIAQKVSDLIPHMSDAKVANSWAGLCTATPDRLPIIGPVPEVSGLILANGSNGYGFMRAGMLGKLVAQIATGIKTSIDTKPMLITRSALSGDVSEFKIKQGMTL, from the coding sequence GTGGATAAAACAGCGGATATCATTGTTATTGGCGGCGGAATTATCGGGACTAGTATTGCCTACCATCTTGGTGAGATGGGTGTTAAAAATGTAATCCTGCTGGAAAAAAACCTTATTGGCAGTGGGTCTACCGGTAAAGCCGCCGGATTAACAATACATCAGTGGAATACTGAGTTGGATGTTAAATTGGTTATGGGATCTTTGGAAATATATAGAAAGCTTAACAGCCAAAATAATAAAGAACTTTTTCATCAGAGTGGTCTGGTCTATTTGGCGATGAACGATACTGAGGAGAGATATCTGCGTCAGTCGGAGTCATTGCTTAAAAAATACGGCGTCAGAACTGATTGGTTGGAAAATAAAGATATGCATAAGTATCTCAGCTGGATGAGCACCGGTGATTTTAAATGCGGTCTTTATACTTCTGATGATGGTTATATGGATCCTTATCAAGTAGCATACGGATTTGCCCAAGCGGCCAGAAAAAAAGGAGTTAGGGTTAATGAGATGTCCGAGGTTACGGGTATAGAGATGTCCCGAGGCGGGATTACGGCTGTTAAAACAACGGAAGGCAGTATTTCTACGAGGATAGTTATTAATGCGTCTGGTTGTTGGGCTAAGAAAATAGGCAATATGATAGGCCTAAAGCTACCGTTTAAACCTTACCGCACCCAGATTGCGATACTTAAGCCGGTGGAGCCTTTGCCAGAACGGTTTGCGGCGGTGTATGATATGCACCGCAACGTTTATTTCCACGGCGAAACGGGTGGTTTGTTGCTGGCGGGTGATGGCACGACTGAAAAAGAAGAAAATCCTGATATGTTTCAGCAGAAGGTTGATAGTTCATTCCTGGAAGAAATAGCCCAGAAAGTTTCGGACCTTATTCCTCATATGTCTGATGCAAAAGTGGCTAATTCCTGGGCAGGTCTCTGCACCGCAACTCCTGATCGTCTTCCGATTATTGGTCCTGTACCGGAGGTGTCGGGGCTGATACTTGCCAATGGCTCAAACGGCTATGGGTTTATGCGTGCCGGGATGCTTGGGAAGCTGGTTGCCCAAATTGCTACTGGTATTAAAACATCAATTGATACAAAGCCAATGCTAATAACCAGATCGGCTTTATCGGGGGATGTCTCTGAATTCAAGATTAAGCAAGGGATGACGCTTTGA